A genomic window from Candidatus Aegiribacteria sp. includes:
- a CDS encoding aminotransferase class V-fold PLP-dependent enzyme produces MRDCIYGLDVKVPLLDGSMVRYVNLDNAASTPPLVKVVDAIAKLAPLYSSVHRGTGFKSRLCTDAYDRAHEIIAEFVGVDTELNTVIFVKNATEAINKLSHRINIPEDSIVISTCMEHHSNDLPWRDHFRTLHVRVTDDGRLDEEHFDMLLKENAGKTALVTVTGASNVTGYIQPIYQYARKAHEAGARIMVDAAQLAPHRRINMKPDNDPEHLDFLVIAGHKMYAPYGTGALIGPSQEFLNSGPDYSGGGTVDVVTGDFVKWAGMPERDEAGSPNIMGAIAMAVAAKTLMDKGLDTIAEHERVLTAYALEKLGDMPGVHVYGETDPAKAHEKVGVIPFNLEDTDHALVAAIAGYEAGVGVRNGCFCAHPYVVKLRNLPEDDLAYRRKHCLAGDKRLMPGMVRMSFGCYSNTEDVDRLIEALNMIQNGDYSGDYYQIPRTGEFVPKNFADDYTPFWDFYGNEM; encoded by the coding sequence ATGCGTGATTGTATATACGGCCTTGATGTGAAAGTTCCGCTTCTGGACGGAAGCATGGTTCGTTACGTGAATCTTGATAATGCAGCCAGTACACCCCCGCTTGTGAAGGTTGTGGACGCTATCGCGAAGCTTGCACCATTATACTCCAGTGTTCATCGGGGAACCGGATTCAAATCAAGGCTTTGCACTGACGCATACGATCGCGCCCATGAGATAATCGCGGAATTCGTTGGAGTGGATACTGAATTGAATACAGTTATTTTTGTGAAGAATGCCACAGAAGCCATCAACAAGCTTTCACACAGGATAAACATACCGGAGGATTCAATAGTAATATCAACATGCATGGAACATCACTCGAATGATCTGCCCTGGCGTGATCACTTCAGGACACTTCATGTCAGAGTAACTGATGACGGGCGCCTTGACGAAGAACATTTTGATATGCTGTTAAAGGAGAACGCCGGAAAAACCGCTCTTGTGACAGTAACGGGTGCGTCAAACGTAACAGGCTATATACAACCTATTTACCAATATGCCAGAAAAGCGCATGAAGCTGGAGCGAGAATAATGGTAGATGCCGCACAGCTTGCTCCGCACAGGCGGATAAATATGAAACCTGATAATGATCCGGAACATCTGGATTTTCTGGTAATTGCAGGTCACAAAATGTATGCCCCCTACGGAACAGGGGCTCTTATAGGCCCCAGTCAGGAGTTTCTTAACAGTGGTCCGGACTACAGCGGTGGTGGAACAGTTGATGTTGTTACAGGTGATTTTGTCAAATGGGCGGGAATGCCGGAAAGAGATGAGGCAGGCAGCCCGAATATAATGGGAGCGATTGCTATGGCTGTCGCCGCGAAAACCCTGATGGATAAAGGCCTGGATACAATCGCAGAGCATGAGAGAGTGCTTACCGCATACGCTCTTGAAAAGCTTGGCGATATGCCGGGTGTGCATGTGTACGGAGAAACCGACCCCGCAAAAGCACATGAAAAAGTGGGCGTGATACCATTCAATCTGGAGGACACCGATCATGCTCTCGTTGCCGCAATAGCCGGCTATGAAGCTGGAGTAGGCGTAAGGAACGGCTGTTTCTGTGCTCATCCATATGTGGTGAAGCTGAGAAATCTTCCTGAGGATGATCTTGCCTATAGAAGAAAGCACTGTCTTGCCGGTGACAAAAGGCTTATGCCCGGAATGGTCAGAATGAGTTTCGGATGCTACAGTAACACGGAGGATGTTGATCGTCTCATTGAAGCGCTTAACATGATTCAGAACGGCGATTATTCCGGTGATTACTATCAGATTCCGAGAACAGGCGAATTTGTACCGAAGAATTTTGCTGATGATTACACGCCCTTCTGGGATTTCTACGGGAATGAAATGTAA
- the pepF gene encoding oligoendopeptidase F, whose protein sequence is MSKELRNRNEVPLEDRWAVEAIYASDEEWEKDFSLTDAFADSFRQWTGRLNESPGILKSAVEEILSQNRLISKLSTYTEMKRDEDLSNSHYSGLAAKISSRAVLVRTAHSFFTPELLSISQEAIESWLVTPELAPYRIWLENILRYRPHTLSDKEEKLLAMSGEITRGFSTVFGKMNNVDIPARLPEIVNEKGHPVKLTNGNFSAFLQNKDRRVRKDAFEGFYNEISGNVATQAALLEGQVRTNIFYAKVQKHSSALVSSLFNDKVSTEVYDSLIDSVHNNFPTLYRYLDLRKKVLGFDSMHLYDVQVPIVPESKGEYTWDEAVDLTLEAVAPLGSYYVNTLKRGFEDRWADKYENRGKRSGAYSGGCYDSYPYILHNFNGTLRSVFTLAHEAGHSMHSLLSKNAQPYHMSSYKILLAEVASTTNEMLLVDLLLKRTEDRDEKAYLFDHLLSKFKSTLVRQTMFAEFEKYIHEHVEAGGSLTPDLLNESYLKLVKLYHGNSFAFDDTDSVIAHEWSRIPHFYYNFYVYKYATGLASSVDISSRIIAGEKGAVENFIDFLKGGSSKAPLELLKGTGVDLSTPVPVNSALLKMDSILTELEGLLT, encoded by the coding sequence ATGTCAAAAGAGCTCAGAAACAGAAATGAAGTTCCGCTTGAAGATAGATGGGCTGTAGAAGCCATTTATGCATCAGATGAAGAATGGGAAAAGGACTTCAGCCTGACAGACGCATTTGCTGACAGCTTCAGACAGTGGACTGGAAGACTGAACGAATCGCCGGGAATTCTTAAATCGGCAGTTGAAGAGATACTCTCGCAGAACAGGCTGATTTCCAAACTATCAACGTACACTGAAATGAAGAGGGATGAGGATCTGAGCAACTCTCACTACAGCGGTCTTGCGGCAAAAATCTCAAGCAGAGCAGTTTTGGTTAGAACCGCTCATTCATTTTTCACTCCCGAACTGCTTTCAATATCTCAGGAAGCCATTGAATCCTGGCTTGTAACTCCTGAACTGGCACCATACAGAATCTGGCTGGAAAACATCCTCAGATATCGTCCGCACACTCTTTCTGATAAGGAAGAGAAACTCCTGGCAATGTCAGGCGAGATAACAAGAGGATTCAGCACTGTATTCGGTAAAATGAACAATGTAGATATACCGGCAAGACTTCCTGAAATCGTTAATGAAAAAGGGCATCCTGTTAAACTGACAAACGGCAACTTCAGTGCATTCCTTCAGAATAAAGACAGAAGAGTAAGAAAGGATGCTTTCGAAGGATTTTACAACGAGATCTCTGGTAACGTAGCAACACAGGCTGCTCTGCTTGAAGGCCAGGTGCGTACAAATATCTTTTACGCCAAAGTACAGAAGCACAGTTCAGCACTGGTTTCCTCCCTTTTCAATGACAAGGTAAGTACAGAAGTATACGATTCCCTTATCGACTCTGTTCACAATAATTTCCCAACGCTCTACCGCTATCTTGATCTGCGCAAGAAAGTGCTTGGATTCGATTCGATGCATCTGTACGATGTGCAGGTTCCGATCGTACCTGAATCCAAAGGAGAATACACCTGGGATGAAGCTGTAGACCTCACTCTTGAAGCTGTGGCTCCACTTGGCAGTTATTATGTAAACACGCTGAAAAGGGGTTTCGAGGATAGATGGGCTGACAAATACGAGAACAGAGGGAAGAGATCGGGAGCGTATTCGGGTGGCTGTTATGATTCCTATCCATATATCCTGCACAATTTCAATGGAACGCTTCGCAGTGTCTTCACACTTGCTCATGAAGCAGGGCATTCCATGCACAGCCTTCTTTCAAAGAACGCTCAGCCGTATCATATGTCTTCATACAAAATACTTCTGGCTGAAGTTGCTTCCACAACAAACGAGATGCTTCTCGTAGATCTCCTGTTGAAAAGAACGGAAGACAGAGATGAAAAAGCTTATCTTTTTGATCATCTTCTGAGCAAATTCAAATCAACTCTGGTAAGACAGACAATGTTCGCTGAATTTGAGAAATACATACATGAACATGTTGAAGCCGGAGGATCCCTCACACCGGACTTATTGAACGAATCATACCTCAAGCTTGTAAAACTCTACCACGGAAACAGTTTCGCCTTCGATGATACCGATTCCGTGATTGCGCATGAATGGTCCAGAATTCCACACTTCTATTACAATTTCTACGTATACAAATACGCAACCGGTCTGGCTTCCTCTGTAGACATCTCATCAAGGATAATCGCGGGTGAGAAAGGAGCGGTGGAAAACTTCATTGATTTCCTTAAAGGCGGCTCATCTAAAGCACCTCTGGAGCTCCTCAAAGGCACAGGTGTTGATCTCTCCACACCTGTACCGGTGAATTCAGCACTTCTGAAGATGGACAGCATTCTGACAGAACTCGAGGGTTTGCTTACGTAG
- a CDS encoding DUF116 domain-containing protein, giving the protein MDARSKINTLFQGGLLLFSIAPSAIVFLVSLVAGTGLLWSLVSAMIILLAVQVTGLLYGRGVIRHPFILRISFWTLKMMQPVLSMDIHTPEKMVITMNNRKAISDCSRKFRGEETLILVPHCLQNHECSHRLTFNPESCERCGRCPIGDLLEIRSRFNTHFAIASGGTSARRIVERIEPSLIVAVACPVDLSLGILDVHPVTTVGVLNEWRHGPCFDTWVNSAELEAALEMFLQ; this is encoded by the coding sequence TTGGATGCAAGAAGTAAGATAAATACTCTGTTTCAGGGTGGTTTGCTTCTTTTCTCAATCGCTCCGTCCGCGATTGTGTTTCTGGTTTCGCTTGTCGCCGGAACGGGTCTCCTCTGGTCTCTTGTCTCAGCCATGATTATCCTGCTCGCTGTTCAGGTCACCGGTCTGTTATATGGAAGAGGAGTAATCAGACATCCTTTCATACTGAGGATTTCATTCTGGACACTGAAGATGATGCAGCCTGTTCTTTCAATGGATATTCATACTCCTGAGAAAATGGTAATTACTATGAATAACCGAAAAGCCATCTCTGACTGCTCAAGGAAATTCCGGGGAGAAGAAACTCTTATTCTCGTTCCTCACTGCCTTCAGAATCATGAGTGTTCTCACAGGCTTACATTCAATCCTGAATCCTGCGAGAGATGCGGCAGGTGTCCAATTGGAGATCTGCTTGAGATCAGGAGCAGATTCAATACCCATTTTGCCATTGCTTCAGGGGGTACTTCCGCAAGAAGGATTGTAGAGAGGATAGAACCTTCACTCATTGTCGCTGTTGCCTGTCCTGTAGATCTATCTCTCGGGATCCTTGATGTTCACCCGGTTACAACAGTAGGGGTTCTCAACGAATGGCGTCACGGGCCATGCTTCGATACATGGGTCAACTCTGCGGAACTGGAAGCTGCTCTGGAGATGTTTCTTCAGTAA
- the fmt gene encoding methionyl-tRNA formyltransferase: MRVIFLGTSSFALPPLKSLMESVHELVLVITRPPREAGRGRKPRNPPVADYAAANELELLQPEKLNKDIISYLHSLKPDIMVSAAYGAWLPKKLLETAPFGVVNIHPSLLPAYRGAAPVARAIIDGAEDSGVSFMLTDSGWDTGPLLESFKERIMPDDTTGMLEERLSHIAAAHLQTVLERYAEGLIIPEPQKGETVYAEKITSEETWLDWNMSAEFLERQVRAFQPFPGARTEYCGNMLKIIKVSPVSMESVPGVITIENNTLSIGCGEGSLKILTLQPASKRIMAAADFLRGTSMRTGDKLGCKK, encoded by the coding sequence ATGAGAGTCATTTTTCTTGGAACTTCATCGTTTGCGCTGCCCCCGCTGAAATCGCTTATGGAATCCGTTCATGAATTGGTACTTGTTATAACCAGGCCACCAAGAGAAGCTGGAAGAGGAAGAAAACCAAGAAATCCTCCAGTAGCGGATTATGCTGCAGCGAATGAACTTGAGCTGCTTCAACCAGAGAAGTTGAACAAAGATATTATCAGCTATCTGCATTCTCTGAAGCCTGATATAATGGTTTCAGCAGCGTATGGCGCCTGGCTTCCGAAGAAACTTCTTGAAACAGCACCATTTGGAGTGGTCAACATTCACCCTTCACTGCTGCCGGCATACAGAGGAGCTGCCCCTGTCGCAAGAGCGATAATTGATGGAGCGGAAGATTCCGGAGTCTCATTCATGTTGACCGACAGCGGATGGGATACAGGACCATTGCTTGAGAGTTTCAAAGAGAGAATCATGCCGGATGATACAACAGGTATGCTTGAGGAAAGGCTTTCACATATTGCTGCCGCTCATTTGCAGACTGTTCTTGAGCGATATGCTGAAGGTTTGATTATTCCCGAACCTCAAAAAGGTGAAACAGTTTACGCAGAAAAAATAACATCAGAGGAAACATGGCTGGACTGGAACATGTCTGCTGAATTCCTTGAACGACAGGTAAGGGCTTTTCAGCCTTTTCCAGGAGCCAGAACCGAATACTGCGGAAATATGCTCAAGATAATCAAAGTATCACCAGTTTCGATGGAATCGGTACCAGGGGTAATTACAATCGAGAATAATACACTTTCTATCGGTTGTGGCGAAGGAAGTCTTAAAATACTGACTTTACAGCCGGCATCGAAACGAATCATGGCAGCGGCGGATTTCCTCAGGGGAACCTCAATGAGAACAGGTGATAAACTTGGATGCAAGAAGTAA
- the def gene encoding peptide deformylase codes for MSFRSLEYYGSEVLRKQSRELVFSTEQDFIETLINDMSRILYTENGLGLAAPQSGENVKLFILNPEELDLSGHSVFINPRLEISGPFLKDEEGCLSIPGIFELVRRPSHVSLTALDQAGRSFSLELDDYAARAAQHEYDHLEGILFIDRLSPIKKRLIRRRLSEIKEEYRSGKRIL; via the coding sequence ATGTCATTCAGATCATTGGAATATTACGGCTCTGAGGTTCTCCGTAAGCAATCCAGGGAACTTGTCTTTTCAACAGAGCAGGATTTTATTGAGACTCTGATAAATGATATGAGTAGAATCCTGTATACGGAGAATGGTCTGGGTTTAGCAGCACCTCAATCCGGAGAGAACGTCAAGCTGTTCATACTCAACCCTGAAGAGCTTGATCTGAGCGGACATAGTGTCTTCATCAATCCGAGACTCGAGATTTCCGGTCCTTTCTTGAAGGATGAGGAAGGTTGCCTGAGTATCCCGGGGATATTTGAACTCGTGAGACGACCCTCTCATGTGAGTCTCACCGCCCTGGATCAGGCCGGGAGATCATTTTCACTTGAACTTGATGATTACGCCGCTCGTGCCGCCCAGCACGAATATGATCATCTCGAGGGTATACTCTTTATTGATAGACTCAGTCCCATCAAAAAACGGCTAATCAGGAGGCGGCTTTCTGAGATAAAAGAGGAATACAGGAGCGGAAAAAGGATTCTCTGA
- the yajC gene encoding preprotein translocase subunit YajC — MSFLPMIAIIGIFYFLMIRPQQKQAKTLRQMREALAMNERVITAGGIHGIITNIKGDIITVKIADGVKIDVDRNSLQVEGPEGGSCAVTK, encoded by the coding sequence ATGAGTTTTTTACCAATGATAGCGATTATCGGGATATTTTACTTTCTCATGATCCGTCCACAGCAGAAACAGGCGAAAACGCTTCGCCAGATGCGTGAGGCTCTCGCAATGAACGAAAGAGTTATTACCGCAGGAGGGATTCACGGGATAATAACAAATATCAAGGGTGATATCATCACGGTGAAAATTGCTGATGGTGTCAAGATTGATGTTGACAGGAACTCTCTTCAGGTCGAAGGGCCCGAAGGCGGGTCCTGTGCAGTTACTAAATAG
- a CDS encoding permease-like cell division protein FtsX codes for MMHLIKTSLHEGLLNIREKLGSFLVTILMVSLSFMVFDIFLVVSWNIGTVLRDEQESVGIELFLMDDVTEVEAVNLADLISLMEGVRSVYYVSSLEAEAVFRADLPEQADLLLLLGPQFHLPSSIQISLHPDYRTSEKVSGLARTVSGMDGVKDAVYGQEYLPGLSRAVDMMGKLVVLAGLVLAISLSLVVANTVRLAVAKRALTVEIMSIVGAPGWFVRMPFLGEGLITGIAGSAGSLLLTGIISSILSSSIPHDFLPGKWILLVLLLGAASGAAGSWMGMRSGIPKPRS; via the coding sequence ATGATGCATCTTATAAAAACCTCACTTCATGAAGGTCTGCTCAATATCAGGGAAAAACTTGGTTCATTTCTTGTTACAATACTGATGGTCAGCCTCTCATTCATGGTCTTTGATATTTTTCTTGTGGTTTCCTGGAATATTGGAACCGTTTTACGTGACGAACAGGAAAGTGTCGGAATAGAGCTATTTCTGATGGATGATGTCACTGAAGTAGAAGCGGTGAATCTGGCTGACCTGATATCTTTGATGGAAGGAGTGAGATCGGTCTATTACGTCTCCTCACTTGAAGCTGAGGCTGTATTCAGAGCAGATCTTCCTGAACAGGCGGATCTTCTGTTACTTCTCGGACCTCAATTTCACCTGCCATCGTCAATTCAGATTTCATTACATCCTGATTATAGAACTTCGGAAAAAGTGAGTGGACTTGCCCGTACTGTTTCAGGGATGGATGGGGTGAAAGATGCAGTCTATGGTCAGGAATATCTTCCCGGCTTGAGCAGGGCTGTGGATATGATGGGAAAACTTGTTGTACTTGCAGGGCTGGTCCTTGCGATAAGCCTGTCGCTGGTTGTAGCTAATACGGTAAGGCTGGCAGTAGCAAAAAGAGCGCTTACAGTTGAAATAATGAGTATAGTAGGAGCACCAGGATGGTTTGTAAGGATGCCTTTTCTTGGGGAGGGGCTCATAACTGGTATAGCCGGTTCAGCTGGAAGTCTTCTTCTTACAGGAATTATTTCCAGTATATTATCATCCAGTATACCACATGACTTTTTGCCCGGAAAATGGATCTTACTGGTTCTTCTCCTCGGTGCAGCCTCTGGTGCAGCGGGAAGCTGGATGGGTATGAGATCAGGTATTCCGAAACCACGTTCGTGA
- a CDS encoding ATP-binding cassette domain-containing protein — protein sequence MISFQNVSKYYNDWPALENIELTVEPGEFLVLSGPSGAGKTTLFRLIWMGDYPTSGVVEVSGYRSDRIRKGDLSSLRRKLGIVFQDFRLLSERTVFDNVALPLQVVGASPRAVRKRVFSLLAEMELNHRRLSYPHELSGGEQQRVAIARAMVAHPVILLADEPTGNLDPDVSKHVIELLLEINRTGTAVILATHDPRQIPAGTAKYLYLDRGHLANPVSWDGYNQL from the coding sequence CTGATTTCCTTTCAGAATGTAAGCAAATACTATAATGACTGGCCAGCCCTTGAAAACATTGAGCTGACAGTAGAACCCGGTGAATTTCTGGTTCTGTCCGGACCTAGCGGTGCTGGAAAAACAACGCTGTTTCGGCTTATCTGGATGGGTGATTATCCTACTTCGGGTGTGGTTGAAGTCAGCGGGTATAGATCTGACAGAATTCGAAAAGGGGATCTTTCATCTCTTAGACGTAAGCTTGGCATTGTATTTCAGGATTTCCGACTTCTTTCAGAGAGAACAGTATTCGACAATGTAGCGTTACCCCTTCAGGTTGTCGGAGCTTCTCCCAGGGCTGTCAGAAAGCGGGTCTTCTCGCTTCTTGCGGAGATGGAGCTTAATCATAGACGTCTATCTTATCCACATGAGTTATCCGGCGGGGAGCAGCAGAGGGTCGCTATAGCGAGAGCAATGGTTGCGCATCCGGTAATTCTCCTGGCTGATGAACCTACAGGTAATCTGGACCCTGATGTTTCAAAGCATGTAATTGAACTTCTGCTGGAGATCAACAGAACCGGAACCGCGGTCATTCTGGCGACACATGATCCGAGACAGATTCCAGCCGGTACAGCGAAGTATCTCTATCTGGACAGAGGACATCTTGCGAATCCCGTATCCTGGGATGGGTATAACCAGTTATGA
- a CDS encoding RNA-binding S4 domain-containing protein — protein sequence MRTDIFLKLAGIFKTRTVAGKACKAGCVLIGGSVVKSSHEISRGDILEVVKPDGSILSIEILDIPSGKQVSRKERSRYFKTVGPEH from the coding sequence GTGCGAACTGATATTTTTCTCAAGCTTGCAGGTATCTTCAAAACGCGAACAGTTGCCGGTAAAGCATGCAAGGCTGGTTGTGTATTAATTGGCGGTAGTGTGGTGAAATCGTCACATGAGATAAGCAGGGGAGACATACTTGAAGTTGTGAAACCGGATGGTTCCATTCTTTCAATTGAAATTCTGGATATTCCATCAGGCAAGCAGGTTTCCAGGAAGGAAAGATCCCGCTACTTCAAAACAGTCGGACCGGAGCACTGA
- a CDS encoding peptidylprolyl isomerase, producing the protein MTALVLAFLIAGMIPVEKVVAVVGDEPILHSEVVEYMSESGIPMMENLRVDFQTSEYLDALEQLVDEQLLVHAAIDAGYYPTDTEIQILVDEEMINLSDQFPAGSDIAREYRDYLSVILGNRMAAQTFLGSSVQVALRDMPINPETYLISNAELVENIVMPKHVGWIYLPVLPSGADLDQAVDEIMQLRDQIMNGESFEELAEQWSDDGSAVNGGALGVFGPGEMTPAFEDAAFSLELGEISLPVVTPFGVHIIRIDNIHENGTIEASHILLIVSVDQMDIDTTMVVANALYDSILSNSGVTFEQAARLYSLDRTSSEAGGDLGTVPLKLWLPVLAETALLLEDGSVSEPVFLSEAGAVVLLKIYDDSGEIDWSTYTDEELTGIVQQVIYHDTYKTIIDSLRKEIPVIYYLNTDDDSAN; encoded by the coding sequence ATGACGGCACTGGTACTTGCGTTCCTTATTGCCGGTATGATTCCGGTAGAGAAGGTGGTTGCCGTTGTAGGTGACGAACCAATACTGCATTCCGAGGTTGTGGAATATATGTCTGAGTCAGGCATTCCGATGATGGAAAATTTGCGTGTGGACTTCCAGACAAGCGAATATCTTGATGCTCTTGAGCAGTTAGTTGATGAGCAGCTGCTGGTTCATGCTGCGATTGATGCCGGTTATTATCCAACGGATACTGAGATTCAGATTCTTGTAGATGAAGAAATGATTAATCTGTCCGATCAGTTTCCTGCCGGATCGGATATTGCCAGGGAGTATCGGGATTATCTTTCAGTAATACTTGGTAACCGCATGGCTGCCCAGACATTTTTGGGTTCCAGTGTTCAGGTGGCGCTTCGGGATATGCCGATCAATCCTGAAACGTATCTGATTTCCAATGCTGAACTGGTAGAGAACATAGTAATGCCGAAACATGTCGGCTGGATATATTTGCCAGTGCTTCCTTCAGGAGCTGATCTTGATCAGGCAGTTGATGAGATCATGCAGCTCAGAGATCAGATAATGAATGGCGAATCTTTTGAAGAACTTGCGGAACAGTGGTCAGATGACGGTTCTGCCGTTAATGGGGGAGCGCTGGGTGTATTCGGTCCGGGAGAGATGACTCCGGCTTTCGAAGATGCCGCTTTTTCCCTTGAACTCGGTGAGATCAGTCTTCCTGTTGTTACCCCTTTCGGTGTTCATATCATCCGCATTGACAATATTCATGAAAACGGTACGATTGAAGCAAGCCATATTCTTTTAATAGTATCTGTCGATCAGATGGACATTGATACTACAATGGTTGTAGCAAATGCTCTTTATGACAGTATTCTGTCGAACAGCGGGGTAACCTTTGAGCAGGCAGCAAGGTTGTACAGTCTTGACAGAACCAGTTCTGAAGCTGGCGGAGATCTTGGAACAGTACCCTTGAAACTATGGCTTCCCGTACTCGCGGAAACTGCACTTCTGCTTGAGGATGGATCGGTATCTGAACCGGTATTCCTGTCTGAAGCGGGAGCTGTTGTGTTGCTGAAGATCTATGACGATAGTGGAGAAATTGACTGGAGCACATATACGGATGAGGAACTGACAGGAATTGTACAGCAGGTAATTTACCATGATACATACAAAACTATTATTGATTCACTTAGAAAAGAAATTCCGGTTATTTACTATCTGAATACGGATGATGACAGTGCGAACTGA
- a CDS encoding peptidylprolyl isomerase, with the protein MVGATIALVLVTERRTASYSIIEPSIISYQEDKEVVARVDSSVLLLEDIDLIGIGNSSVCEWIEDELLSELAEENGLENVRLSRLIQSRARQLYLKDELLASVYSRIPFPDSTEVFEYMRTDSLLFMVERQYHQILVADRRLADSIYTRLSRGENFQITAERLSIGQKAGIGGDLGFLTAGELTAYNLPRDQLTTNGLSDIFESQYGWHIFLVGEERPLTDTLRVIWSLADHLYNHRLSTARDSLLIEAMENRVVYIDSTLITRELREITVPGDSVGREVE; encoded by the coding sequence GTGGTTGGGGCTACAATCGCGCTGGTGCTTGTAACCGAAAGAAGAACTGCTTCATATTCCATCATTGAGCCATCAATAATATCCTATCAGGAAGATAAAGAGGTAGTTGCAAGGGTAGACAGCTCCGTTCTTCTGTTGGAAGATATTGACCTTATCGGGATTGGTAATTCTTCAGTATGCGAATGGATAGAAGATGAACTGCTGTCAGAACTCGCCGAGGAGAACGGGCTTGAGAATGTCAGGCTGAGCAGGTTAATCCAGAGCAGAGCAAGGCAGCTTTATTTGAAAGATGAACTCCTTGCTTCTGTATATTCGCGGATTCCATTTCCAGACAGTACTGAAGTATTTGAATACATGAGAACTGACAGTCTGCTGTTTATGGTCGAAAGACAATATCACCAGATACTGGTTGCTGACAGGCGGCTTGCTGACTCAATCTACACCAGGCTTTCCCGGGGGGAGAATTTCCAGATAACTGCGGAGAGGCTTTCAATCGGTCAGAAAGCCGGTATTGGTGGAGATCTCGGATTTCTTACAGCCGGAGAACTCACAGCATACAACCTTCCTCGCGACCAGCTGACAACCAATGGTCTTAGCGACATCTTCGAGTCTCAGTATGGATGGCATATCTTTCTTGTTGGTGAGGAGAGACCGCTTACTGATACATTGAGAGTCATCTGGAGCCTTGCCGATCATCTATACAATCATAGACTCAGTACGGCCCGTGACAGTCTCCTGATTGAAGCGATGGAGAATAGAGTAGTATATATCGATTCGACACTGATCACTCGTGAATTGAGAGAAATAACTGTTCCGGGGGATTCAGTTGGAAGAGAGGTAGAATGA
- a CDS encoding peptidylprolyl isomerase — protein MRFIMIFTILLLLAAVSSADVLATVNGTSLSWDDIVQMIGGEQNAQFLGITSLASADEVLQSWVREEIMVLAAESSDLESIPEVAFAIEQARRQILLEVYMSDIVSGLQPSQLEIENYVDEWLDTYKKSIHARHIIVQDIDLANSLLARIRAGSDFASLAQEYSIGPSGVDGGDLGWITRAQSGYMSFDEAAFRLPEGGISDIVETGVGYHIIKAVETQPLSPEPTVSEITEVVTMELTQSMQEEAVMEQVEGLETQYTVVTYPERLLQHLE, from the coding sequence ATGCGTTTTATCATGATCTTCACAATACTTCTTTTGCTTGCAGCAGTATCTTCAGCTGATGTTCTTGCAACCGTTAACGGCACATCTCTGTCGTGGGATGATATAGTGCAGATGATAGGCGGCGAGCAGAACGCGCAGTTCCTGGGAATAACATCTTTAGCTTCAGCTGATGAAGTCCTGCAATCCTGGGTAAGGGAAGAAATAATGGTGCTGGCTGCTGAAAGCAGCGATTTGGAATCCATTCCGGAAGTTGCCTTTGCTATCGAACAGGCCAGAAGGCAGATACTTCTTGAAGTTTATATGAGTGATATCGTATCCGGTCTGCAGCCATCACAGCTTGAAATAGAAAACTATGTTGATGAATGGCTTGATACTTACAAGAAAAGCATCCATGCCAGGCATATCATCGTACAGGATATCGATCTCGCGAATTCCCTGCTTGCCAGGATCAGAGCAGGTTCTGATTTTGCATCACTTGCGCAGGAATATTCAATTGGACCAAGCGGGGTTGACGGGGGAGATCTCGGCTGGATCACCAGAGCCCAGTCCGGATATATGTCCTTTGACGAAGCCGCATTCAGACTTCCCGAGGGTGGTATCAGCGATATAGTGGAGACCGGAGTTGGTTATCACATTATAAAAGCTGTGGAAACACAGCCTCTTTCACCGGAGCCCACCGTGAGTGAAATTACGGAGGTTGTCACGATGGAGCTTACTCAGAGCATGCAGGAGGAAGCTGTCATGGAACAGGTTGAGGGTCTGGAAACTCAGTATACAGTGGTAACGTATCCGGAAAGGCTGCTTCAGCATCTCGAATAG